From the genome of Nicotiana sylvestris chromosome 2, ASM39365v2, whole genome shotgun sequence, one region includes:
- the LOC104229023 gene encoding dof zinc finger protein DOF3.4 — protein sequence MPSDVSERKATKQQQGAAPAPEPEHLPCPRCDSTNTKFCYYNNYNFSQPRHFCKSCRRYWTHGGTLRDIPVGGGSRKNAKRSRTITTNNTSSSTSSCLSSTLSPRDYHHAPTPSHVSPFLVPLTADHHGGPLPFDVKPNGNMCGSFTSLLSNTQGPHGLLALSGFGLGVGPAIEDMGFGLGRPIWPFPGVVSHTSVDHSNSNGAGASMLGNTWQLASGEGGFVGAGGDCFNFPELAISTHGNGMK from the coding sequence ATGCCTTCAGACGTAAGTGAACGAAAAGCTACCAAACAACAGCAAGGAGCTGCACCGGCACCGGAGCCGGAGCATCTTCCATGTCCACGCTGTGATTCCACCAACACTAAATTCTGCTACTACAACAACTACAACTTCTCTCAGCCACGTCACTTCTGTAAGTCCTGCCGCCGTTATTGGACACACGGCGGCACTCTTCGTGACATCCCCGTTGGTGGGGGTAGTCGCAAAAATGCCAAACGCTCCCGTACAATCACTACTAACAACACCAGTAGCAGCACTAGCAGCTGCTTGTCCTCCACGCTCTCTCCTCGCGACTACCATCACGCGCCTACTCCATCACACGTTTCTCCATTTTTGGTTCCTCTAACTGCCGATCATCACGGCGGGCCACTACCCTTTGACGTGAAGCCGAATGGGAACATGTGTGGGAGTTTCACCTCGTTGTTGAGCAATACTCAAGGGCCTCATGGTCTTTTAGCACTCAGTGGGTTCGGGCTTGGAGTTGGGCCTGCAATTGAAGATATGGGCTTTGGTCTTGGAAGGCCCATATGGCCATTTCCTGGAGTAGTGTCGCATACCAGTGTTGATCATAGTAACAGTAACGGTGCTGGAGCTAGTATGTTGGGCAACACGTGGCAGCTTGCTAGTGGAGAAGGTGGATTTGTTGGAGCTGGAGGAGATTGTTTTAATTTCCCAGAACTTGCTATTTCAACGCATGGAAATGGTATGAAATGA